Proteins encoded in a region of the Cydia pomonella isolate Wapato2018A chromosome 3, ilCydPomo1, whole genome shotgun sequence genome:
- the LOC133516659 gene encoding uncharacterized protein LOC133516659 gives MRDIDDIICLLKVTDAEDMPIFAARDLQKLPPVLFDHVDVTRLLKDLVRLRSDVDRIENEYVTVKHLEGLQTDIDILKRASSVCNGNQNVNARRGACLLDHFEFNSGPMGLPPTGVEDCNLNNYSSKSLSVDQSFDNNGMEGSTIINPTISQLPRVVSNGLRVNPTDNESELTTAGEPAMTHLDPASPNANRAIHTAGKIDRESQPCRVNDKSFATIAREGEWKAEEASEEWITIQRKKLRNRFVGNKGIATVDPNSNFKAADIKVPIYIYNVSKEATEAEILRFIKSKINVTVSLQKMNMKKMKDYDAYKVFVPKHKADIFLKEDFWPDGVIYRRYVDFSRNNNNKVK, from the coding sequence ATGCGAGATATTGATGATATCATATGCCTTCTGAAGGTGACTGACGCTGAGGATATGCCAATTTTTGCTGCGCGTGATCTGCAAAAGCTACCGCCGGTGTTATTCGATCATGTAGATGTTACGCGTTTACTCAAGGATTTGGTCAGATTACGTAGCGATGTTGATCGTATTGAAAATGAATACGTTACTGTGAAGCACTTAGAGGGATTACAGACTgacattgatattttaaaaaggGCGTCCTCAGTGTGCAATGGCAACCAAAACGTCAATGCGAGGCGAGGAGCTTGCCTATTAGATCATTTTGAATTTAATAGTGGACCAATGGGCCTTCCTCCTACAGGCGTTGAGGATTGTAATTTAAACAATTATAGCTCTAAATCGTTATCGGTTGACCAAAGCTTTGACAATAATGGAATGGAGGGTAGTACGATAATAAACCCAACAATATCGCAGTTGCCAAGAGTCGTTAGTAACGGTTTGCGAGTTAACCCGACCGATAACGAGAGTGAGCTAACCACGGCAGGCGAGCCGGCGATGACTCATCTTGACCCGGCATCGCCGAACGCGAACCGCGCGATACACACTGCCGGCAAGATCGACCGTGAGTCACAGCCGTGTCGTGTGAATGACAAATCCTTTGCCACAATTGCTCGGGAGGGCGAGTGGAAAGCGGAAGAGGCCAGTGAGGAATGGATAactatacaaaggaaaaaactTAGAAATCGATTTGTTGGTAACAAAGGGATAGCCACAGTAGATCCGAATAGCAATTTCAAAGCAGCGGACATTAAGGTTCCCATATATATTTACAACGTATCTAAGGAGGCAACTGAGGCTGAAATTTTAAGATTTATTAAGAGCAAAATTAACGTTACTGTGTCTTTACAAAAAATGAACATGAAGAAAATGAAGGATTACGATGCATACAAAGTGTTTGTCCCGAAGCATAAAGCGGATATTTTCCTAAAGGAGGACTTTTGGCCAGACGGTGTAATATATCGCCGTTATGTTGATTTCAGTcggaataataataacaaagtgaAATAG